The following proteins are co-located in the Barnesiella propionica genome:
- a CDS encoding glycosyltransferase family 2 protein, with the protein MGKSENKYPPAAKKYKFAVLFPAYMEDKVIVNSVKDFFLQKYPRENYDVFVISAEMKDETNKALEALSATVITVDETCHTKIRALQKATDYIAENKPEYDMVVVLDADNLVDPDFLEHLNNAFYSGCSAVQTHRVAKNMNTSVAVLDAVSEEMNNSIFRKGHTKLGFSAGLIGSGMAFEYDIFRKIIYNADSVGEDKQLEVLLLKQNIYIEYLADIHTYDEKVKKSSQFYEQRKRWLFSQVHNLFLGARALPKALFNGNWDYCNKLFQWIMPPRVMLFGSILIIACLLLPFSFYMSIKWFILFGVLCVTFALAIPDYLVNKRLLKALFYVPVLFMLMFFNHFRIFRSHKTFVHTPHDE; encoded by the coding sequence GTGGGTAAATCAGAAAATAAGTATCCCCCTGCTGCTAAGAAGTATAAATTTGCTGTTTTGTTCCCTGCATATATGGAGGATAAAGTCATAGTAAATTCGGTAAAAGATTTTTTCTTACAAAAATATCCCAGGGAAAATTATGACGTTTTTGTCATTTCGGCCGAAATGAAAGATGAAACGAATAAGGCATTGGAAGCTTTGTCCGCCACAGTAATAACTGTGGATGAAACATGCCATACGAAAATACGCGCCCTTCAAAAAGCAACCGATTACATCGCGGAAAATAAACCGGAATATGATATGGTTGTCGTTCTGGATGCAGATAATCTGGTCGATCCCGATTTCCTTGAACACCTTAATAATGCATTTTATTCAGGTTGCTCTGCCGTCCAGACGCATCGCGTTGCCAAAAATATGAATACGAGTGTTGCGGTACTGGATGCGGTGAGTGAGGAAATGAATAATTCTATTTTCCGGAAAGGACATACTAAATTGGGTTTCTCTGCCGGTCTCATCGGTTCAGGAATGGCTTTCGAATACGATATTTTCAGAAAGATTATATATAACGCCGATTCGGTAGGAGAAGACAAACAACTGGAAGTATTATTGTTGAAACAAAATATCTATATAGAATATCTGGCCGATATCCATACCTATGATGAAAAAGTAAAGAAAAGTTCACAGTTCTACGAACAAAGAAAAAGATGGTTGTTCAGTCAGGTACATAACTTGTTTTTAGGAGCCCGGGCATTACCCAAAGCGTTATTTAACGGGAACTGGGATTATTGTAATAAATTGTTCCAGTGGATTATGCCTCCCAGGGTAATGCTTTTTGGCAGTATTCTTATTATAGCGTGTTTATTATTGCCATTCAGTTTTTATATGTCGATAAAATGGTTCATTTTATTTGGTGTTTTATGCGTGACATTTGCTTTGGCTATTCCGGACTATCTTGTAAATAAGCGGTTGTTAAAAGCGCTTTTTTATGTGCCGGTTCTGTTTATGCTTATGTTTTTTAATCATTTTCGCATATTCCGTTCCCATAAGACGTTTGTTCATACTCCTCATGACGAATAA
- a CDS encoding glycosyltransferase, with the protein MKEIPKVSVIVPVYNTGEYVEIAINSIIGQTLRDIEILVINDGSTDKSPEIINKLSLQDNRIKVFSQDNQGLSCSRNAGILQAEGEYLYFMDSDDYLEPDALERCYDKCQNYDLDFVFFDAAILNPDTARDLGLSYQRNKYTDENRIYTGLEVLNILLDNKAYSPSACLNFIKTDFVKTKTMMFYPGIIHEDQLFTGLLYLQAEKVMCIHENFFRRRIRENSIMTNRFSLRNMDSYFIVADELLKYVEKHPQTKETMDKYLSGMLNAAVWLSYKMPFKDRLHIAQYCLSRYREYVTGKNLLILLFKSFVKK; encoded by the coding sequence ATGAAAGAGATACCTAAAGTAAGTGTCATAGTACCCGTTTACAATACCGGGGAATATGTGGAGATCGCCATTAATTCGATAATCGGCCAGACACTTCGGGATATAGAGATACTTGTTATAAATGATGGTTCCACGGATAAAAGCCCCGAAATTATCAATAAATTATCTCTTCAGGATAATCGTATAAAGGTTTTCTCTCAAGATAACCAAGGTTTGTCCTGTTCCAGGAATGCCGGAATCTTACAAGCCGAAGGCGAGTATTTATATTTTATGGATAGCGATGATTATTTGGAGCCGGATGCATTGGAACGGTGTTATGATAAATGTCAAAATTATGATTTGGATTTTGTTTTTTTTGATGCTGCCATTTTGAATCCGGATACTGCCCGCGATTTGGGATTATCGTATCAGCGAAATAAATATACCGATGAGAACCGTATTTATACAGGACTTGAAGTTCTGAATATTTTGCTGGATAATAAAGCTTATTCACCTTCTGCGTGTCTTAATTTTATAAAGACAGATTTTGTTAAAACCAAAACAATGATGTTTTATCCCGGTATTATTCATGAAGACCAGCTTTTTACAGGTCTTCTTTATTTACAGGCAGAAAAGGTAATGTGCATTCATGAAAATTTTTTTAGAAGAAGAATACGGGAAAATTCTATCATGACAAACCGGTTCTCCCTTCGAAATATGGACAGCTATTTTATTGTAGCCGATGAATTGCTGAAATATGTAGAAAAACATCCCCAAACAAAAGAGACGATGGATAAATATCTGTCAGGAATGTTAAATGCCGCCGTATGGTTGTCCTATAAAATGCCGTTCAAGGATCGGTTGCATATTGCTCAATACTGTTTATCCCGTTATCGGGAATATGTAACCGGAAAAAATTTACTTATTTTATTATTCAAATCATTTGTCAAAAAATAA
- a CDS encoding glycosyltransferase family protein — protein MKALFLIFHGFNPANGISKKIHYQVTALKACGVATELCYLTDENGYKQRRVDDKVIGDYGGGLKGKILKRIEYNSVVNYVRQNNIDFVYIRSAHNARPVVLHMLKQLRDMGVHIVMEIPTYPYDQEYKGAKKNLKLFADKCFRRFLKYHIDRIVTFSDYEDIFGIPTIRISNGIDFSRIKLKENSGDIQKELHLIGVAEIHYWHGFDRLIAGLGHYYKDAPSYRVYFHLIGDFFGERERKEIFTLIRQYALEKYVILHGAKHGKELDELFEKADMGIGSLARHRSGITSIKTLKNREYAARGIPFVYSETDSDFEKKPYIIKAPADESPIDIARLIDFRRQVKDTPEAIRNSIENLSWENQMKKVIGFIDE, from the coding sequence ATGAAAGCCTTATTTCTTATTTTTCACGGATTTAATCCGGCGAACGGGATTAGTAAAAAGATACATTATCAGGTAACCGCATTGAAAGCATGCGGCGTTGCTACGGAGTTATGTTATTTGACCGATGAGAACGGATATAAACAAAGGCGGGTAGATGATAAGGTTATTGGTGATTATGGCGGCGGTTTAAAGGGGAAGATATTGAAACGCATAGAATATAATTCGGTTGTGAATTATGTAAGACAAAATAATATTGATTTTGTATATATACGTTCTGCTCATAATGCCAGACCTGTTGTTTTGCACATGCTGAAACAGTTGCGGGATATGGGGGTACATATCGTAATGGAAATTCCTACTTACCCGTATGACCAGGAATACAAAGGAGCCAAGAAAAACTTGAAGTTATTTGCCGATAAATGTTTCAGACGTTTTTTGAAATATCATATCGATCGTATCGTTACATTTTCCGATTATGAAGACATTTTCGGGATTCCTACGATCCGTATATCGAACGGGATTGATTTCAGCCGTATAAAATTGAAAGAGAATTCCGGAGATATTCAGAAAGAATTGCACCTTATAGGAGTGGCGGAAATTCATTACTGGCATGGATTTGATCGGTTAATTGCAGGATTAGGTCATTATTATAAAGATGCTCCTTCCTATAGGGTTTATTTTCATTTGATAGGGGATTTCTTCGGTGAAAGAGAAAGAAAAGAGATATTTACGCTTATCCGTCAATACGCTTTGGAGAAGTATGTCATTTTACATGGTGCAAAACATGGTAAAGAGTTGGATGAATTATTTGAAAAAGCCGATATGGGGATCGGTAGCCTTGCCAGGCATCGTAGCGGTATTACTTCTATAAAAACATTGAAAAACAGAGAGTATGCCGCACGGGGTATTCCTTTCGTATATTCCGAGACCGATAGTGATTTTGAAAAGAAACCATATATAATCAAAGCTCCGGCGGATGAGAGTCCTATTGATATTGCCCGTCTTATAGATTTTCGGCGTCAGGTGAAAGATACCCCGGAAGCGATAAGAAATAGCATTGAAAATCTTTCATGGGAAAATCAAATGAAAAAAGTTATCGGTTTTATCGATGAGTAA
- a CDS encoding glycosyltransferase family 4 protein, whose amino-acid sequence MKIAIEAQRIFRPNKHGMDFVVLETIRELQKIDKENEYYILVSPGEDRCLSGCENFHIIEISCPTYPLWEQVALPRAVSKINPDCLHCTSNTAPLFCKVPLVLTLHDIIFLEPRQDENKSWYQNMGRIYRRLVVPRILPKCRKIITVSHFECRHIQTTLQLPADQIIAVYNGFNSHFKPIENVSDVVRKYITETGYFFFLGNTDPKKNTAGTLKAYSLYLKKSSAKRPLLVADLRETLLDTILKEQDIEEIKPYLFSPGYIPNKDLVYLYNGAFSFLYTSFRESFGIPSLEAMACGTPVITSNTSAIPEIVGDGGMLVDPRSPEEIAEKMLELESSPELYDAQVLYGLERIKYFSWKKTAEKLLDIYETFSKKI is encoded by the coding sequence GTGAAAATAGCAATTGAAGCCCAACGTATTTTCCGCCCTAATAAGCATGGGATGGATTTTGTAGTCCTGGAAACGATACGGGAGCTGCAAAAAATAGATAAAGAAAACGAATACTACATTCTGGTTAGTCCCGGTGAAGACCGATGCCTGTCCGGATGTGAGAATTTTCATATTATAGAAATTTCTTGTCCTACGTATCCTTTATGGGAACAAGTTGCTTTGCCACGGGCCGTTTCTAAAATAAATCCCGATTGTTTACATTGCACCAGTAATACCGCCCCTTTGTTTTGCAAAGTCCCTTTAGTGCTCACGTTGCATGATATAATATTTTTGGAACCGAGACAAGATGAAAATAAGTCCTGGTATCAAAATATGGGACGTATATACAGGAGACTTGTCGTGCCCCGTATTTTGCCTAAGTGCCGGAAAATTATTACGGTGTCTCATTTCGAGTGCAGACATATACAAACTACTCTTCAATTACCCGCTGATCAAATAATAGCCGTATATAACGGGTTTAACTCACATTTTAAGCCTATTGAGAATGTTAGTGATGTTGTTCGCAAATATATAACGGAAACAGGCTATTTTTTCTTTTTGGGAAACACCGATCCTAAGAAAAATACGGCTGGCACTTTAAAAGCATATAGCCTTTATTTAAAGAAATCGTCAGCGAAACGCCCTTTACTTGTGGCGGATTTAAGAGAAACATTATTAGACACTATTTTGAAAGAACAAGATATAGAAGAGATAAAACCTTATTTATTTTCTCCCGGGTATATTCCTAATAAAGATTTGGTGTATCTGTATAACGGAGCATTTTCGTTTTTATATACATCTTTTCGGGAAAGTTTCGGTATTCCTTCTCTCGAAGCCATGGCTTGCGGCACACCTGTTATAACCAGTAATACGTCTGCTATACCTGAGATCGTAGGGGACGGAGGAATGTTGGTCGATCCCCGTTCACCCGAAGAGATAGCGGAAAAAATGCTCGAATTGGAATCTTCCCCCGAATTGTATGATGCTCAGGTTTTGTATGGTTTGGAAAGGATAAAATATTTTTCTTGGAAAAAAACAGCCGAAAAGCTGTTGGATATATACGAAACCTTTTCGAAGAAAATTTAG
- a CDS encoding acyltransferase, producing MDGLKKKIKANNKIKRFILWLIVPERNPKPRLWVKWFINPFVHKKGKGTVIRSRRSRIDVFPWNRFDVGHSATIEDFTTINNGAGDVILGDEVRIGIGSVVIGPVVIKSGCGLGQHVFISGFNHTYKDGSRNSKDQGLDKKMVVIDEDTHIGANCVVVAGVHIGKRCQIGAGSVVTKNIPDYSVAVGNPARVVKRYEPEKGEWVRV from the coding sequence ATGGACGGTTTGAAGAAAAAGATAAAAGCAAATAATAAAATAAAGAGATTTATTCTCTGGTTAATAGTACCAGAGAGAAATCCGAAGCCCCGTCTTTGGGTAAAATGGTTTATTAACCCGTTTGTGCATAAAAAAGGAAAAGGAACGGTCATTCGTTCACGGCGTTCCAGAATAGATGTTTTTCCATGGAATCGTTTTGATGTCGGACATAGTGCTACCATTGAGGACTTTACTACGATAAACAATGGTGCCGGCGATGTGATTTTGGGCGATGAGGTGAGAATAGGTATAGGTTCTGTCGTTATAGGTCCGGTTGTTATTAAATCTGGTTGCGGGTTAGGACAGCATGTGTTTATATCGGGATTTAATCATACCTATAAAGATGGTTCCCGTAACTCGAAAGATCAGGGATTAGATAAGAAGATGGTGGTGATAGACGAAGATACGCATATAGGTGCTAACTGCGTAGTCGTGGCCGGAGTGCATATAGGCAAAAGATGTCAGATAGGAGCGGGAAGCGTGGTTACCAAAAATATCCCGGATTATAGTGTTGCAGTGGGAAATCCTGCCAGAGTAGTGAAACGGTATGAACCGGAAAAAGGAGAGTGGGTAAGAGTTTGA
- a CDS encoding lipopolysaccharide biosynthesis protein, translated as MSVKKDLFSGAFYTAISKYSGMLISLVIAGILSRMLVPEDFGVVAIATVIIAFFSTFSEMGIGPAIIQHKDLNKREISAIFTFTLWIGIFISLLFVGLSWLIGRYYNNSTLTVICQLLSVNLFFATVNIVPNALIYKRKEFKYIAGRTFFVQISTGILAIFSVYLGAGIYALVVNPVLSSVFIFILNIRRYPQTFRWHLDMEPVRKISNYSLYQFLFNLLNYAGKNMDKLIIGKYMGMAPLGYYEKSYRLMMLPLQNVSHVLGPVMHPVFSEMQKDKTKMLLSYEKIIHFLAYIGFPLSVFLFFTAREITLIIFGGQWLPSVPVFRILSVTVGLQILLNTSGALFQAGNDTRSLFICGVFSAFSSVSAICVGVFGFGKLEIVAVFMSIAVVLNFLQCYLTMYKVTFRMSMSNFWKQFITPVILSVCMIILLYVLSLWIDYMSIYISLAAKIIVSLLVFFIYTQWSKEYDLSDRFRNLKFLNKNHTDK; from the coding sequence ATGTCGGTAAAAAAAGATTTATTTTCGGGTGCATTTTATACTGCAATCTCCAAATATTCGGGAATGTTGATTTCGTTGGTGATCGCAGGAATACTTTCACGTATGCTGGTTCCTGAAGATTTTGGTGTTGTCGCAATAGCTACAGTTATCATTGCTTTTTTCAGTACGTTTTCCGAAATGGGAATAGGGCCGGCAATTATTCAGCATAAAGATCTGAATAAGCGGGAAATATCGGCTATTTTTACTTTTACACTTTGGATCGGTATCTTTATCTCTTTACTATTCGTTGGTCTATCCTGGCTTATCGGCCGCTATTATAACAATTCTACATTGACGGTTATTTGCCAGCTTCTTTCTGTTAATCTTTTTTTTGCAACGGTAAATATTGTTCCCAATGCTCTTATTTATAAGCGTAAAGAATTTAAGTATATTGCGGGCAGAACTTTCTTTGTACAGATCAGTACAGGTATTTTAGCTATATTTTCCGTTTATCTCGGAGCCGGCATCTATGCACTCGTCGTTAATCCTGTTTTATCGTCTGTTTTTATATTTATATTGAATATCCGCCGTTATCCTCAGACTTTCCGGTGGCATCTCGATATGGAGCCGGTCAGGAAAATCTCCAATTATTCCTTGTACCAGTTTTTATTCAATCTGCTTAATTATGCAGGAAAGAATATGGATAAACTCATTATAGGAAAATATATGGGTATGGCTCCGTTGGGATATTATGAAAAATCCTACCGTTTGATGATGCTGCCTTTGCAAAATGTTTCGCATGTATTAGGGCCTGTTATGCATCCTGTTTTTTCGGAAATGCAGAAAGATAAAACTAAAATGTTGTTATCCTACGAGAAGATTATCCATTTTCTGGCTTATATCGGCTTCCCTTTATCGGTTTTTCTTTTTTTTACTGCCCGGGAAATTACGCTGATTATTTTCGGCGGACAATGGTTGCCCTCTGTTCCGGTATTTCGTATTTTATCCGTTACGGTAGGGTTACAGATATTGTTGAATACTTCCGGTGCTTTATTCCAGGCTGGGAATGATACACGGTCTTTGTTTATATGCGGCGTATTCTCGGCCTTCTCATCCGTATCTGCCATTTGTGTGGGCGTTTTTGGTTTCGGAAAACTGGAGATTGTAGCTGTATTTATGAGCATTGCTGTTGTATTGAATTTTCTCCAGTGTTATCTTACGATGTATAAAGTGACATTTAGGATGTCTATGAGTAATTTTTGGAAACAGTTTATTACTCCTGTGATTCTTAGCGTCTGTATGATAATATTGTTGTATGTACTGTCCTTATGGATAGACTATATGTCTATTTATATAAGCCTGGCAGCGAAGATTATCGTTTCTCTGCTGGTGTTTTTTATATATACCCAGTGGAGTAAAGAATATGATTTATCGGATAGGTTCCGTAATTTAAAATTCTTAAATAAAAATCATACGGACAAATAA
- a CDS encoding O-antigen ligase family protein, producing the protein MIDLTDNYNIATNWKQWLRLTLFLGLVGIVIAFSTGNIPLSAGIIIFPIVIITLLSILQYPVILLYLIFTLNYFLMGIHRYYTIEGISVVMDALLVSELVLICIHSSCNRNIEWRSAWNALVIFSFVWMVYCVLEIVNPSGMVQAWILSRGLIFNGLFLSIIVSLVITDYKQIRVLIFLYACFTMLAVLKAMMQKYWGFDFVEKRWLANGGSVTHIIGTGTRYFSFFTDAGNFGPNMGAAGVTLGILAFYVKNYGLKIFYAIISGFAIYGMFLSGTRGAMIVPLAGLALFVLISKNFKAFLTGTILLAFVYVFFAYTTIGQGNGMIRRMRSAFQPTNDASFNVRRDNQKKLAEYLKHKPFGEGLGLSGVENRDISYRFTTNIPNDSWYVKVWVETGIVGAILYLGGLIIVMIKCALIIMFKIKNKEQRGILSGMLCGIFGMFVSAYGNPFWGQFPTMFIAFIFLAIILKSPYLEKEKDVTKQLIA; encoded by the coding sequence ACCTTTATCGGCCGGAATTATTATTTTCCCCATTGTCATTATAACCCTGTTATCTATTCTGCAATATCCGGTTATTCTATTGTACCTGATCTTTACTTTGAATTATTTTTTGATGGGTATACATCGTTATTATACCATCGAAGGAATCAGTGTTGTCATGGATGCCTTATTGGTGAGTGAACTGGTATTGATATGTATACATAGTTCGTGTAACCGTAATATAGAATGGAGATCGGCATGGAATGCACTTGTCATATTCAGTTTCGTCTGGATGGTATATTGCGTTTTAGAAATTGTAAATCCGTCAGGGATGGTACAAGCGTGGATCCTGTCCCGGGGTCTCATTTTTAATGGGCTTTTTTTATCTATTATTGTTTCTTTGGTAATAACAGATTATAAACAAATCCGTGTCCTGATTTTTTTGTATGCGTGTTTTACCATGCTGGCCGTATTGAAGGCAATGATGCAAAAGTACTGGGGATTCGATTTCGTAGAAAAACGCTGGTTGGCGAACGGCGGTTCGGTAACCCATATCATAGGAACCGGAACCCGTTATTTCTCTTTCTTTACCGATGCCGGTAATTTCGGACCCAATATGGGGGCTGCGGGAGTAACATTGGGAATACTCGCTTTTTATGTAAAAAATTATGGTTTGAAGATTTTTTACGCTATTATTTCCGGATTTGCCATATATGGCATGTTCCTTTCCGGGACGAGAGGCGCCATGATCGTGCCGTTGGCGGGCCTGGCTTTATTTGTTTTGATAAGTAAGAATTTCAAAGCCTTTTTAACAGGTACAATATTATTGGCGTTTGTATACGTTTTTTTTGCCTATACTACTATTGGACAAGGCAACGGTATGATACGACGGATGAGAAGCGCATTTCAGCCTACTAACGATGCTTCTTTTAATGTTCGCCGGGATAACCAGAAGAAATTAGCCGAATATCTTAAACACAAACCGTTCGGTGAAGGACTGGGGCTTTCCGGTGTAGAGAACCGGGATATTTCATATCGTTTTACGACCAATATACCCAATGACTCTTGGTATGTAAAAGTGTGGGTGGAAACGGGTATAGTAGGTGCGATTTTGTATTTGGGAGGTTTGATAATTGTAATGATAAAGTGTGCTTTAATCATTATGTTTAAAATTAAAAATAAGGAACAACGCGGAATTCTCTCCGGTATGTTGTGTGGTATTTTCGGCATGTTCGTAAGTGCATACGGGAATCCTTTCTGGGGGCAATTCCCGACTATGTTTATTGCCTTCATATTCCTGGCAATTATATTAAAGAGTCCTTATTTGGAAAAAGAAAAGGATGTAACAAAACAATTAATCGCATAA